A stretch of the Rhizobium sp. CCGE531 genome encodes the following:
- a CDS encoding acyl CoA:acetate/3-ketoacid CoA transferase, with protein MSKHITPAEAAALIPDGAVVSVSSSSGLGCPDLMLKAIGERFDSTGHPRDITTLHPIAAGDMSGIKGVDYIAKKGLLKKIIGGSYPSGPSSAEPPLIWQMITNNEIPAYNIPSGIMFDIHREAAAKRPGVLTKVGIDTFVDPNRQGCAMNDLGAGEPVVKRVSFEGDDYLFFPSIVPQVAIIRATTADERGNLTYEQEGAYLGGLDQALAARNSGGIVIAQVKRITKEGSLKPHDVRVPGMLVDYVIVDPDQKQTTQTPYDPAISGEIFRPLDTFRVPEFNIQKVIARRVAQELQAGSCVNLGFGISANVPRILMEEGLHGAVTWVIEQGAVGGVPLLDFAFGCASNADAYMPSPYQFTYFQGAGFDASLLSFLEIGSDGSVNVSKLSFRPHVTAGAGGFVDITARAKKIVFSGMFNAGAKLAIAEGRLVIEKEGKLKKLVNHVEHVTFSGKRAIEQGQDIIYVTERCVMKLTPQGIVVTEIAPGIDLQEHILGQSEFSLIVSEDLKVMDSNLFAEANIDLSLPKKGARVLEGTFNG; from the coding sequence ATGAGCAAGCACATCACCCCGGCGGAAGCCGCAGCCCTCATTCCGGACGGCGCCGTCGTCTCCGTTTCGTCGTCGAGCGGCCTCGGCTGCCCCGACCTCATGTTGAAGGCGATTGGCGAGCGCTTCGACAGCACCGGTCACCCAAGGGATATCACGACACTGCATCCGATCGCCGCCGGTGACATGAGCGGCATCAAGGGCGTCGATTACATCGCCAAGAAGGGTCTTCTCAAGAAGATCATCGGCGGTTCCTATCCATCGGGTCCATCCAGCGCGGAGCCGCCGCTGATCTGGCAGATGATCACGAACAACGAGATTCCGGCCTACAATATTCCTTCGGGCATCATGTTCGATATTCACCGGGAAGCCGCCGCCAAGCGCCCCGGCGTTCTGACGAAGGTCGGCATCGACACGTTCGTCGATCCGAACCGGCAGGGTTGCGCCATGAACGATCTCGGGGCCGGGGAGCCGGTAGTCAAACGGGTCTCCTTCGAAGGCGACGACTATCTGTTCTTCCCGTCGATCGTGCCGCAAGTCGCCATCATCCGTGCAACGACCGCCGACGAGCGCGGCAATCTCACCTACGAACAAGAAGGCGCGTATCTCGGTGGCCTCGATCAGGCGCTCGCTGCCCGCAACAGCGGCGGCATCGTCATAGCCCAGGTCAAGCGCATAACCAAGGAAGGCTCGCTGAAGCCGCACGACGTGCGCGTGCCTGGCATGCTCGTCGACTATGTCATCGTCGATCCGGATCAGAAACAGACGACGCAGACGCCCTACGATCCGGCGATCTCCGGAGAGATCTTCCGGCCGCTCGACACTTTCCGGGTCCCGGAGTTCAACATCCAGAAGGTCATCGCCCGTCGTGTTGCGCAGGAACTGCAGGCCGGAAGCTGCGTCAACCTTGGCTTCGGCATCTCGGCGAATGTGCCCCGCATTCTGATGGAAGAGGGCCTTCATGGTGCTGTGACATGGGTCATCGAGCAGGGTGCTGTCGGTGGCGTTCCGCTTCTTGACTTCGCCTTCGGCTGCGCCTCGAACGCCGACGCCTACATGCCTTCGCCGTACCAGTTTACCTATTTCCAGGGGGCCGGTTTCGACGCCTCGCTGCTTTCCTTTCTGGAAATCGGCAGCGACGGCTCGGTCAACGTGTCCAAATTGTCGTTCCGTCCGCATGTCACCGCGGGCGCAGGCGGCTTCGTCGACATCACGGCGCGGGCGAAGAAGATCGTATTCTCCGGAATGTTCAACGCGGGCGCAAAGCTGGCGATCGCAGAAGGCAGGCTTGTGATCGAGAAGGAAGGCAAACTCAAGAAGCTGGTCAACCACGTCGAGCATGTCACCTTCTCGGGTAAGCGGGCGATCGAACAGGGGCAGGACATCATCTATGTCACCGAGCGCTGCGTCATGAAACTGACGCCGCAGGGCATCGTGGTGACGGAGATCGCTCCGGGTATCGATCTCCAGGAACACATCCTGGGCCAGTCCGAATTTTCGCTGATCGTTTCCGAAGATCTCAAGGTCATGGACTCGAACCTCTTTGCCGAAGCCAACATCGATCTCTCGCTTCCGAAGAAGGGCGCCCGCGTTCTGGAGGGCACCTTCAATGGCTAG